A single genomic interval of Verrucomicrobiota bacterium harbors:
- a CDS encoding sulfatase-like hydrolase/transferase, with the protein MIRTKKRLRSKPSKPSSSALRQLAGFGLLLLGYGGATQVARAAERPNVIVIMADDLGAEGLACYGSTLYSSPRLDQLASEGLRLNNAYATPLCTPTRVMIMSGLEPHRTGHLALLSKKPGTRLSPEIRTFGQDFQQAGYRTAIAGKWQLGQFDDFPEQAVEHGFDEYCLWTWMVEREKTSRYYQPSYRTDSQTHVAGPEVYGPDVYADFVLDFIDRHREAPFFVYFPMALVHSPFEHPPRLEALARSRFPPGLDKNTQAFGHMITYMDDIVGQIVDRLEAHGIAENTLLLFTADNGTHRSITSQLPGLEVKGDKGAMTEAGTRVPFLAWWPGTIQPGVSEKFFSLVDVLPTIASLADLPLGREVDGMDLGHYFLGTEGRDREQVFMAYKAGQFFVRDREFRLSLAENREPEEILYHIPVTSGRERYREKVSRHPEHEAARAHLRRLLQEYQTLPPSELSD; encoded by the coding sequence ATGATCCGGACAAAAAAACGCCTCCGCTCTAAGCCCTCGAAGCCCTCGTCTTCCGCCCTCAGGCAGCTGGCCGGGTTTGGCCTGCTTCTCCTCGGCTACGGGGGAGCGACTCAGGTCGCGCGCGCAGCTGAGCGGCCCAATGTCATCGTCATCATGGCCGATGACCTCGGCGCGGAGGGGCTCGCTTGCTACGGCAGCACCCTCTACAGCTCCCCCCGGCTGGACCAGTTGGCGAGCGAGGGCTTGCGCTTGAACAATGCCTACGCGACCCCGCTTTGCACCCCGACTCGGGTCATGATCATGAGCGGTCTGGAGCCCCATCGCACGGGCCATCTCGCGCTCCTGAGCAAAAAACCGGGCACGAGACTCTCTCCCGAGATCCGAACTTTCGGGCAAGACTTTCAGCAGGCCGGCTACCGCACCGCCATCGCCGGAAAATGGCAGCTCGGACAGTTCGATGACTTCCCGGAGCAAGCGGTCGAGCACGGCTTTGATGAATACTGCCTCTGGACCTGGATGGTGGAGAGGGAAAAGACCAGTCGCTACTACCAGCCCAGCTATCGCACGGACAGCCAAACCCACGTCGCTGGCCCGGAAGTCTACGGTCCGGACGTCTACGCGGACTTTGTCTTGGACTTCATCGACCGCCATCGGGAGGCGCCCTTCTTTGTCTACTTCCCCATGGCTCTCGTCCATTCCCCTTTCGAGCACCCACCGCGCCTGGAGGCGCTCGCGCGGAGCCGCTTTCCCCCGGGGCTCGACAAGAACACCCAAGCCTTCGGCCACATGATTACGTACATGGATGACATCGTGGGCCAAATCGTGGATCGGCTCGAAGCCCATGGAATCGCCGAGAACACCCTCCTTCTCTTCACCGCCGACAACGGCACCCACCGGTCCATCACCAGCCAGCTCCCCGGGCTGGAGGTCAAGGGAGACAAAGGCGCCATGACCGAAGCGGGAACCCGGGTGCCCTTCCTGGCCTGGTGGCCGGGCACCATCCAGCCCGGGGTGAGCGAGAAATTCTTCTCCTTGGTCGATGTGCTCCCTACCATCGCTTCCTTAGCCGACCTGCCCCTCGGACGCGAAGTCGATGGCATGGATCTGGGCCACTACTTTCTCGGGACCGAAGGCCGGGATCGCGAACAAGTCTTCATGGCCTACAAGGCGGGCCAATTCTTTGTGCGGGATCGGGAGTTTCGCCTCAGCCTGGCGGAAAACCGAGAGCCGGAGGAAATCCTCTATCACATCCCGGTCACCTCCGGCCGAGAGCGCTACCGCGAGAAGGTCAGCCGCCATCCCGAACACGAAGCCGCACGAGCGCATCTTCGAAGGCTCCTGCAAGAGTATCAAACCCTCCCCCCATCCGAGCTTTCCGACTAG